The Actinobacillus equuli genome includes a window with the following:
- the terL gene encoding phage terminase large subunit, producing the protein MKVKDFEKELEALRHQLQRNIEANFEGWDDTPKAISERRQKVLDPINGFEYFVQAYFPHYVRSEHKSQLHHYLFENLPLSVSVLSKSVRQAIAAPRGEAKSTICTQLFPLWCMVCDLKRYIIIAMDTREQAYGMLEAIKVEIESNPRLAVDFPELGAGKVWRAGAIITSKNQKVEAVGAGQKLRGRRHGAYRPDLVVLDDIENDEMVQTPEQRNKLHNWVLNAVLKLGAAGEKFDVIYVGTILHYDSVLNRVLKTKGWKKAHFKAILRFPDNMVLWDEWENIYLSEEGDDDTLSDLFYQQHKAEMDKGAIVSWLARPILYLMKIRASDGHSSFDSEYQNDPVSGDDAIFANSIQYWTELPDDLIYFGALDPSMGKAGASRDPSAILVGGYHRESGKLYVVEAQIKKRLPDLIIEDVIRLHSQYNCHRWFVETVQFQEFLQTELVKRSAQRGKPVPATATKPNSDKMLRIESLQPHIANGLILLHRSQSTLESQLRHFPKADHDDGPDALEMLWRNAVSSSAPIEWESVGDFDGEYRSKWRH; encoded by the coding sequence ATGAAAGTAAAAGATTTTGAAAAAGAACTGGAGGCTTTACGCCATCAACTACAACGTAATATCGAAGCAAACTTTGAAGGTTGGGACGACACGCCAAAAGCGATTAGCGAACGCCGTCAGAAAGTTTTAGACCCTATAAACGGATTTGAATATTTTGTGCAAGCATACTTCCCACATTATGTGCGTTCTGAACACAAGTCTCAGTTACACCATTACTTATTTGAGAACTTACCGCTTTCGGTAAGTGTTCTAAGTAAATCGGTGCGTCAAGCGATTGCAGCCCCTCGTGGTGAGGCGAAATCAACCATTTGCACGCAGTTATTTCCGCTGTGGTGTATGGTTTGCGATTTAAAACGCTACATCATTATTGCAATGGATACTCGTGAGCAGGCTTACGGAATGCTTGAAGCAATTAAAGTAGAGATTGAATCAAATCCTCGTTTAGCAGTTGATTTTCCTGAGTTGGGTGCAGGCAAAGTATGGCGTGCAGGGGCGATTATTACGAGCAAAAATCAGAAGGTTGAAGCCGTTGGTGCGGGGCAAAAATTGCGTGGTCGCCGACACGGGGCTTATCGTCCTGATTTAGTCGTTCTTGATGATATTGAAAATGATGAAATGGTGCAAACCCCTGAACAGCGTAACAAGTTGCATAACTGGGTGCTAAATGCCGTACTGAAATTAGGTGCAGCAGGCGAAAAGTTCGATGTGATTTATGTCGGCACAATTCTACATTATGACAGTGTACTTAACCGAGTTTTAAAAACGAAAGGTTGGAAAAAAGCCCATTTTAAAGCCATTTTACGCTTTCCGGACAATATGGTGCTTTGGGACGAATGGGAGAATATCTACCTTTCGGAAGAGGGCGATGACGATACGTTATCCGACCTGTTTTATCAACAACATAAAGCAGAAATGGATAAAGGGGCGATTGTTTCTTGGCTGGCTCGCCCAATCCTTTATTTGATGAAAATCCGTGCTAGTGATGGGCATAGTTCTTTTGACTCCGAATATCAAAATGACCCTGTAAGCGGTGATGATGCGATTTTTGCCAACAGTATCCAGTATTGGACGGAATTACCCGATGATTTGATTTATTTTGGGGCGTTAGACCCTTCTATGGGCAAAGCTGGGGCAAGTCGAGATCCGTCGGCGATTTTGGTGGGCGGTTATCATCGTGAGAGCGGTAAGTTATATGTGGTCGAGGCTCAAATTAAGAAACGACTACCTGATTTGATTATTGAGGATGTTATCCGCTTGCACTCTCAATATAACTGCCACCGCTGGTTTGTGGAGACAGTCCAATTTCAGGAGTTTTTACAAACGGAACTCGTCAAGCGGTCGGCACAGCGTGGCAAGCCTGTGCCAGCCACGGCAACCAAACCAAACAGCGATAAGATGTTGCGAATTGAAAGCCTACAACCGCATATCGCCAACGGTTTGATTTTGTTGCACCGTAGCCAATCTACCCTTGAAAGCCAGTTGCGGCACTTCCCAAAAGCTGATCACGATGACGGGCCGGATGCGTTGGAAATGTTATGGCGAAATGCAGTCAGTAGCTCAGCTCCGATTGAATGGGAAAGTGTGGGTGATTTTGATGGCGAATATCGTAGTAAATGGCGACATTAA
- a CDS encoding DUF1804 family protein: MAHDVDVQNAVRRAYVFDRLSLEMAAEKAGVSFGTARRWKAQAEKNGDNWEKARDVQVMASGGIENIAQGLLTGFLIKYRTLMTELEENTEMTTASKVEALSALADSFAKMTASSKKLLPETSAMATAMRSIELMANIVKTKKPHLLPDFLEMLDDLEVQFKKEFK; this comes from the coding sequence ATGGCTCATGATGTAGATGTGCAAAATGCGGTTCGCCGTGCGTACGTGTTTGACCGCTTAAGTCTTGAAATGGCAGCCGAAAAAGCAGGCGTATCATTCGGTACGGCTAGACGCTGGAAAGCACAGGCGGAAAAGAACGGTGATAACTGGGAAAAAGCTCGTGATGTACAAGTGATGGCAAGCGGTGGCATTGAGAATATCGCGCAAGGTTTGCTGACTGGCTTTTTAATCAAGTACCGCACCTTAATGACGGAACTTGAAGAAAATACGGAGATGACAACCGCATCAAAAGTGGAAGCGTTATCCGCACTTGCAGATTCTTTTGCAAAAATGACCGCTTCGAGCAAAAAACTGTTACCAGAAACGAGTGCAATGGCAACGGCTATGCGTTCTATTGAGCTAATGGCAAATATTGTTAAAACGAAGAAACCGCATTTACTGCCAGACTTTTTAGAAATGTTGGACGATTTAGAAGTGCAATTTAAAAAAGAGTTTAAGTAA
- a CDS encoding DUF2681 domain-containing protein, translating to MVSLTLAVIIGAFGLCIWAWFKWQLHKAEQQAVELAQKNAKLEAEKQAQTTVIKTQEKVIKNAQVKQKNEENTRRISRSDVDEQLQQHKWFRDDSHDSYHGVRDVQSDLSEPCGHGGNETSSACSQSDL from the coding sequence ATGGTGTCATTAACTCTCGCGGTAATTATTGGTGCTTTTGGGTTATGTATTTGGGCGTGGTTTAAATGGCAGCTACACAAAGCTGAACAACAAGCGGTCGAATTAGCCCAGAAAAATGCAAAACTGGAAGCTGAAAAGCAGGCGCAAACGACAGTAATTAAAACCCAAGAAAAGGTAATTAAAAATGCACAAGTTAAACAAAAAAATGAAGAAAACACTCGCCGCATTAGCCGTAGCGATGTTGATGAGCAGTTGCAGCAACACAAATGGTTCAGAGATGACAGTCACGACAGTTATCACGGGGTGCGAGACGTTCAGTCTGATTTATCCGAGCCGTGCGGACACGGCGGAAACGAAACGTCAAGTGCTTGCTCACAATCTGACTTATGA
- a CDS encoding DUF2644 domain-containing protein: MKLSELITNDNGRLSTTAFIQFFGALLMAVILGYSVYLDRSNVAELFTVFAVFCGGGVATKGFANALGRKGGE; this comes from the coding sequence ATGAAACTAAGCGAATTAATTACAAACGACAACGGCAGATTAAGTACCACGGCGTTTATTCAGTTTTTTGGTGCGTTGTTAATGGCAGTCATTTTAGGGTATTCGGTCTATTTAGACCGTTCAAACGTGGCTGAATTATTTACTGTTTTTGCGGTGTTTTGTGGTGGTGGCGTTGCCACTAAAGGCTTTGCTAACGCATTAGGACGTAAAGGGGGCGAATAA
- a CDS encoding N-acetylmuramoyl-L-alanine amidase — MSLPILKIVIHCSATANGKLLRTDTQTAAERINDWHKQRGFKRTSAAVKQFNPHLAHLGYHFVIDTDGTVETGRQVGEIGAHVQGHNSNSLGICLVGGIRADGKNHGEYTEKQWHALHRLLCELEANHPRAKICGHRDLSPDANHNGKVDKWEWLKDCPCFDVWEWLHSEEIVNVEHLFKE; from the coding sequence ATGTCATTACCGATTTTAAAAATCGTGATCCACTGCTCCGCCACCGCAAATGGCAAACTCTTACGTACTGATACACAAACCGCCGCCGAACGTATTAATGATTGGCATAAACAACGAGGCTTTAAACGCACGTCCGCTGCAGTGAAACAGTTCAATCCGCATTTAGCTCATCTTGGTTATCACTTTGTGATTGATACAGACGGTACAGTCGAAACCGGTCGCCAAGTCGGCGAAATTGGTGCGCACGTGCAAGGTCATAATTCAAATTCATTGGGTATTTGTCTTGTCGGCGGTATTCGTGCAGATGGTAAAAATCACGGCGAATATACCGAAAAACAATGGCACGCATTACACCGCTTACTCTGTGAACTCGAAGCAAATCACCCTAGAGCGAAAATTTGCGGTCATCGTGATCTATCTCCGGACGCAAACCACAACGGCAAGGTGGATAAATGGGAATGGCTCAAGGATTGTCCGTGTTTTGACGTGTGGGAATGGCTTCATTCAGAAGAAATTGTGAATGTAGAACACTTATTTAAGGAATAA
- a CDS encoding Mor transcription activator family protein, with product MCEFESVEVYLPEVAKEFVTIVGLAATEALVKRFGGLGFYINFGTSFYKMIVETIGKELADKLTQYLQNCFVYVPKCDAALRVLRNKQFYKEFLQLTEEQGMSGRKAMLQLCPKFKLSDRHGWEIVYSFRRTSQAQQQALF from the coding sequence ATGTGCGAATTTGAATCTGTTGAAGTTTATCTACCAGAAGTTGCGAAAGAATTTGTAACAATAGTGGGTTTAGCTGCAACCGAAGCGTTAGTAAAGCGGTTCGGCGGTTTGGGCTTTTATATTAATTTCGGCACAAGTTTTTATAAAATGATTGTCGAAACAATCGGTAAAGAGCTTGCCGATAAGCTTACGCAATATCTGCAGAATTGTTTTGTGTATGTGCCGAAATGTGATGCAGCTTTGCGTGTGTTGCGTAATAAACAATTTTATAAAGAGTTCTTGCAACTGACCGAAGAACAAGGTATGTCAGGTAGAAAAGCGATGTTACAACTTTGCCCGAAATTCAAACTTTCCGACCGCCATGGTTGGGAAATTGTATATAGTTTCCGTCGTACATCTCAAGCACAACAACAGGCTTTATTCTGA
- a CDS encoding plasmid mobilization protein: MKNKHGMTGKQNALKEVKADAQIQIRVTSDFKRKLQEKANDQGISLSALIIKALEQI, from the coding sequence GTGAAAAATAAACATGGCATGACTGGGAAACAGAACGCATTGAAAGAGGTTAAAGCTGATGCTCAAATACAAATCAGAGTAACGTCCGATTTCAAGAGAAAATTGCAGGAAAAAGCTAATGATCAAGGTATTAGCTTATCTGCTTTAATCATTAAGGCTTTAGAACAAATATAA
- a CDS encoding gp16 family protein, with translation MQPQTRQQMIQKIHIGKAELKMDRECYTRFLLETVDKHSCSVMTDGELMQVLQAMKAKGFKVKSKQHGKKPDVGNAPVNQIRKRYMDKIEAFLTEMQKPWNYAHAICKKSFGINRLQWCTEEQLRKIVQMLAVSAKRHGRRVK, from the coding sequence ATGCAACCGCAAACTAGACAGCAAATGATTCAGAAAATCCACATCGGTAAGGCGGAATTAAAAATGGATCGTGAATGCTACACTCGTTTTTTACTCGAAACAGTAGATAAACACAGTTGCAGCGTAATGACTGACGGCGAATTAATGCAAGTTCTACAAGCAATGAAAGCCAAGGGGTTTAAAGTAAAAAGCAAGCAACACGGCAAAAAGCCTGATGTCGGCAACGCACCGGTCAATCAAATTCGCAAACGTTACATGGATAAAATTGAAGCATTTCTAACTGAAATGCAAAAGCCGTGGAATTATGCCCACGCCATTTGCAAAAAATCTTTCGGAATAAACCGCTTGCAATGGTGCACAGAGGAACAGCTACGGAAAATTGTGCAGATGTTAGCAGTTAGTGCTAAAAGACACGGTCGAAGAGTTAAATAA
- a CDS encoding host-nuclease inhibitor Gam family protein, with the protein MAKKTTRIKTNTFAVRYQTRDEVEVAIKEIGDLQRQLEAKAIEQNNRLAEITEEYAPQMNEIKAELEPMQAAVQAWCESHRDELTNNGKTKTGNFNTGDVQWRQRPPSVSVRGADSVIENLHTLGLTRFIRTKEEVNKEAMLNEPELASTVAGVTIKTGVEDFVITPFEQEVR; encoded by the coding sequence ATGGCAAAAAAAACAACACGAATTAAAACCAATACATTTGCAGTGCGTTACCAAACTCGTGATGAAGTTGAAGTGGCGATTAAAGAAATCGGTGATTTACAACGACAATTAGAAGCCAAAGCGATTGAGCAAAATAACCGCTTAGCTGAAATTACCGAAGAATATGCACCTCAAATGAACGAAATTAAGGCAGAACTTGAGCCTATGCAGGCAGCAGTACAAGCGTGGTGTGAAAGCCACCGTGATGAGCTGACAAACAACGGTAAGACCAAAACAGGCAACTTTAATACAGGTGATGTCCAGTGGCGCCAACGTCCGCCGAGTGTAAGTGTGCGTGGTGCAGATAGTGTAATTGAAAACTTACATACATTAGGTCTGACCCGCTTTATTCGCACAAAAGAAGAGGTAAACAAAGAAGCAATGCTAAATGAGCCTGAACTTGCTAGCACAGTAGCTGGGGTAACCATTAAAACAGGTGTTGAAGATTTTGTCATTACACCGTTTGAGCAAGAAGTGCGCTGA
- a CDS encoding AAA family ATPase has product MKNQQLKEFMEARGLQQKQTAQMLDISIATLSLYLKGTYAGNVQQIDEKVEALIARHKEKVTESKYSTEFVKTLTARRGMDVIKYAHVEGELNVIFGGAGLGKTQMLKQYAKENSGAVLIEVDPSCVPKTLLKRIAKAIGTTDTGTNDTLLEAITAKLKGSERVLLVDEAELLSTRSLEFIRRIHDLTGVGVVLAGMPRLLINLKGKNNELAQLYSRVSFALDLGNQLPESDLALLAERALGTSEYNDTLLKAAKGNARRLSKLMRGVVRTAEINGAEINAEMIKQYAGMLIN; this is encoded by the coding sequence ATGAAAAACCAACAATTAAAAGAATTTATGGAAGCACGTGGCTTACAACAAAAGCAAACGGCGCAAATGTTAGACATCTCTATTGCTACCCTCAGTCTTTATCTAAAAGGCACTTATGCCGGTAACGTGCAACAGATTGACGAAAAGGTGGAAGCCTTAATCGCTCGTCATAAAGAAAAAGTTACCGAATCGAAATACAGCACGGAGTTTGTTAAAACCCTCACAGCTCGCCGTGGAATGGATGTAATCAAATACGCACACGTTGAAGGCGAGTTAAATGTGATTTTCGGTGGTGCAGGTTTAGGCAAAACGCAAATGTTGAAACAGTATGCGAAAGAAAACAGCGGTGCGGTGTTGATTGAAGTTGATCCAAGTTGTGTGCCTAAAACGTTATTAAAACGTATCGCAAAAGCCATCGGCACAACCGACACAGGCACAAATGACACGTTACTTGAAGCGATTACCGCAAAACTCAAAGGCTCGGAACGTGTGTTACTCGTCGATGAAGCCGAGCTGTTATCTACTCGCTCCCTCGAATTTATCCGCCGCATCCACGATTTGACAGGTGTAGGCGTAGTGTTAGCCGGTATGCCGAGATTACTTATCAATCTTAAAGGTAAAAACAACGAGCTAGCACAGTTATATAGCCGAGTGAGTTTTGCGTTAGACCTCGGCAACCAGTTACCAGAAAGCGATTTAGCGTTATTAGCCGAAAGAGCTTTAGGAACAAGTGAATATAACGACACGCTACTAAAAGCGGCAAAAGGCAACGCAAGACGATTAAGCAAGCTAATGCGTGGCGTGGTAAGAACGGCAGAGATTAACGGTGCGGAAATCAATGCAGAGATGATTAAGCAATATGCGGGAATGTTGATCAATTAG
- a CDS encoding Mu transposase C-terminal domain-containing protein → MSELSLKTHYSVAELLSFKLSSLPSAHKNVLEKSVRESWQSQKRTGRGGGYEYALSSMPEEVQNEIRSRFAVSVIKSKPKLPVVRAEIDLSSLTNKQRNIADARMALVAKVLELEDSGMSRIKAVKFFCNLAKNGELPADVAELVVVANAKSNAKRTVGERTLNQWVIDYCKADNAEQRLKIIAPQVRQPVDVAELNWLPEFLAVYRNTNGVNIAEAYEEFAWRWQTAYADQPLWLELMPSIHQVRRVMSKFSQLFKAVGRKTGAELRAMNTYVKRDWSVLKANDVWVGDGHSMKMKVAHPDHGRPFIPELTMVMDAASRFLVGWSVSLAENCIAVADAIRYGVERHGIPAIYYSDNGGGEKNWTLDADITGILPRLGINHQTGIPGNPQGRGIIERVNQTIALRIARQFDTYHGTGADRETVRQVSTGVVSLEKALRQGKTELTDKQKRAKGKLPSWQQFIDAVEQAIDWYNNEHVHREIGTTPARKRAQLLQDVEVLKITPVEARDMFRPQVIRTAQRGWLSVFNNDYFNQKLIEVDGEKVTVSFDIHNAESVIVRHLDGRFICEAQFDGNKRAAFPEAFVDKARKERANRRMKLKQEQADEIQAELNPVRTIEHTPAFSFVMTDKAKQAKQATPIFLTQAEKEEWEERQRAFG, encoded by the coding sequence ATGAGTGAGTTAAGTTTAAAAACGCACTATTCGGTGGCTGAGTTATTAAGTTTTAAGTTATCTAGCTTACCCAGTGCTCATAAAAATGTGCTTGAAAAATCGGTAAGAGAAAGCTGGCAATCACAAAAACGAACAGGCAGAGGCGGTGGATATGAATATGCTCTCAGCTCAATGCCGGAAGAAGTTCAAAATGAAATTCGCTCCCGCTTTGCGGTATCGGTCATCAAAAGTAAGCCAAAACTCCCCGTAGTACGAGCCGAAATTGATTTAAGTTCTTTAACAAATAAACAACGCAATATTGCGGATGCTCGAATGGCTCTAGTAGCGAAAGTGCTTGAGCTGGAAGACAGCGGAATGTCCCGAATTAAAGCGGTTAAATTTTTCTGCAATCTTGCAAAAAATGGCGAGCTACCAGCAGATGTAGCGGAATTGGTTGTAGTGGCTAACGCTAAATCAAACGCAAAACGCACAGTAGGCGAACGCACACTTAACCAGTGGGTAATTGATTACTGCAAAGCAGATAACGCTGAGCAACGATTAAAAATCATTGCACCACAAGTAAGACAGCCCGTTGATGTGGCTGAATTGAACTGGTTGCCAGAATTTTTAGCGGTTTACCGCAATACAAATGGCGTAAATATTGCAGAAGCCTACGAAGAATTTGCTTGGCGTTGGCAAACAGCTTACGCAGACCAGCCGTTATGGTTGGAGTTAATGCCAAGCATACATCAAGTTCGCCGAGTGATGAGTAAATTTAGCCAGCTATTTAAAGCGGTTGGTCGCAAAACTGGGGCGGAACTTAGAGCGATGAATACTTATGTGAAGCGTGATTGGTCGGTATTAAAGGCTAATGATGTATGGGTTGGTGATGGACACTCAATGAAGATGAAAGTGGCACACCCCGACCACGGCAGACCGTTTATTCCTGAGCTAACTATGGTGATGGATGCTGCAAGCCGCTTCTTAGTGGGTTGGTCGGTGAGTTTAGCTGAGAACTGTATCGCAGTCGCAGATGCAATCCGCTACGGCGTAGAGCGACACGGTATTCCGGCGATTTACTACTCAGATAATGGTGGTGGTGAAAAGAACTGGACGCTTGATGCAGATATTACAGGGATTTTGCCGAGATTAGGCATTAACCATCAAACAGGGATACCGGGCAATCCGCAAGGGCGAGGCATTATCGAACGAGTAAACCAAACTATTGCGTTGCGAATTGCTCGACAATTTGACACTTACCACGGCACAGGGGCAGACCGTGAAACAGTTCGCCAAGTATCAACCGGTGTGGTGAGTTTAGAAAAAGCCTTACGCCAAGGCAAAACAGAACTGACCGATAAACAAAAACGAGCAAAAGGTAAATTGCCAAGCTGGCAACAGTTTATTGATGCGGTGGAGCAAGCGATTGACTGGTACAACAACGAACACGTCCATCGAGAAATCGGTACGACACCGGCAAGAAAACGAGCTCAACTCTTACAAGATGTTGAAGTGCTGAAAATCACACCGGTTGAAGCAAGAGATATGTTCAGACCGCAAGTCATTCGTACTGCACAGCGTGGCTGGTTATCCGTATTTAACAATGATTACTTTAATCAGAAGTTAATCGAAGTGGACGGTGAAAAAGTAACCGTGAGTTTTGATATTCACAATGCGGAAAGTGTGATTGTTCGCCACTTAGACGGCAGATTTATCTGCGAAGCCCAATTTGATGGCAATAAACGTGCGGCATTCCCTGAAGCGTTTGTAGATAAAGCTCGCAAAGAACGAGCGAACCGCAGAATGAAGCTCAAACAAGAACAAGCAGACGAAATTCAAGCGGAATTAAACCCAGTTAGAACGATTGAACATACGCCAGCGTTTAGCTTTGTGATGACTGACAAAGCGAAACAGGCAAAACAAGCAACCCCAATTTTCCTAACTCAAGCAGAAAAAGAAGAGTGGGAAGAACGACAAAGAGCCTTTGGCTAG
- a CDS encoding helix-turn-helix domain-containing protein, producing the protein MSVLNDVKKTAQSDWHRADILAGLRKKGWTLRSLADEGGVSYSTLKSALDKSYPKMERLIASAIGVAPEVIWAGRTAERIERNRRPTLTNKF; encoded by the coding sequence ATGAGTGTATTAAACGACGTTAAAAAAACCGCACAGAGTGATTGGCATAGAGCCGATATTCTTGCGGGACTTCGTAAAAAAGGTTGGACGCTACGTTCTTTGGCTGATGAAGGAGGTGTTAGTTATAGCACATTGAAATCAGCTTTAGATAAGTCTTACCCCAAAATGGAACGCCTAATCGCAAGTGCAATAGGAGTAGCTCCTGAAGTAATTTGGGCAGGACGAACTGCAGAACGTATTGAACGTAATCGGCGACCAACCTTAACTAATAAGTTTTAA
- a CDS encoding LexA family transcriptional regulator — protein sequence MSKPNIYDEKFSERMKFIAEKSFKSNYSEFARAVGVAQASLARWVKGEADPSRSNLVKIAEVSGASLEWLATGKEQQPQTSQSIVGKAFQQLEVMREEAVSMIDSFVSIHVSAGFGSFNEGVTKPDGQEPYADSLLHSLGVQAKHCAVFWASGSSMQPTITDGDQLLVDLSRNEVRGDDKIYLVQNGDSVWVKRVKMLWDGVELISDNREEYEPIKISNQEAQNLQIIGQVVHVGHKLI from the coding sequence ATGAGTAAACCAAACATTTACGATGAAAAATTTTCAGAAAGAATGAAATTTATCGCAGAAAAGAGTTTTAAGAGTAATTACAGTGAGTTCGCCAGAGCGGTAGGAGTTGCTCAAGCATCATTAGCACGTTGGGTGAAAGGTGAAGCAGATCCATCTCGCTCAAATTTAGTAAAAATAGCGGAAGTGTCAGGCGCTAGTCTTGAATGGCTGGCAACAGGTAAGGAACAACAACCACAAACCAGCCAAAGCATTGTGGGAAAAGCGTTTCAGCAGTTAGAAGTAATGCGTGAAGAAGCTGTTTCAATGATTGATAGCTTTGTTTCTATTCATGTTTCAGCAGGTTTTGGGAGCTTTAATGAGGGTGTGACCAAACCAGATGGGCAAGAGCCTTATGCGGACAGTCTTTTGCATAGCCTTGGCGTGCAGGCAAAGCATTGTGCGGTTTTCTGGGCGAGCGGTTCTTCTATGCAACCGACTATTACTGATGGCGACCAGCTCTTAGTTGATTTAAGCCGTAATGAAGTACGAGGTGATGATAAAATTTATCTTGTTCAGAATGGTGACAGCGTGTGGGTAAAACGTGTGAAAATGTTGTGGGACGGCGTGGAGCTAATATCTGACAATAGAGAAGAGTACGAACCAATTAAAATCAGCAACCAAGAAGCACAGAACCTGCAAATCATCGGGCAAGTCGTCCACGTTGGACATAAGCTAATTTAA
- a CDS encoding terminase large subunit domain-containing protein produces the protein MDHYPTDADIKRQAQVKYWNGFKVAEISRQLGIPASTISSWIKREKWDDIAPIGRVEITLEARLCQLILKEQKSGTDFKEIDLLGRQIERAARVKKYSYGEGKESDLNPKLKNRSSGSGKSSEPNAISEEQEELLINGFFEGIFAYQRKWYEAGSHRIREILKSRQIGATWYFAREAFIDALKTGRNQIFLSASKKQALQFRSYIKDYAKQTAGVELKGETIKLPNAAELIFLGTNSATAQSYHGNLYFDEYFWVPKFGEMRKVASAMASQKQYRQTYFSTPTTISSEAYQFWSGKSFNKRRTKDERIEIDISHDNLRVGKLCDDRHWKQIVNIYDAQEGGCNLFDIEELKFENSREEFEQLFLCQFADDKTGAFKFADLQLCQVDSFEEWSDYKPFYQRPFGNREVWLGYDPAYTGDRAALAIVAPPRVEGGDYRVLHYQTFHGMDYEAQARQIKDYCDSYNVTRIAIDKTGLGSGVYQEVKKFYPMAIGLDYNVDLKNEMVLKTQNLIQKRRLKFDGTEIITSFMTIRRQATRSGRQMTYVSDRSEEASHGDISWAIMNCILNVEYGESSGFGSSSSVFSFS, from the coding sequence ATAGATCACTACCCCACAGATGCTGATATAAAGCGGCAAGCGCAAGTTAAATATTGGAATGGTTTTAAAGTGGCAGAAATCTCTCGGCAACTCGGGATTCCTGCCTCAACTATATCGTCTTGGATAAAACGTGAAAAGTGGGATGACATCGCGCCAATTGGGCGAGTTGAAATTACGCTTGAAGCAAGGCTTTGCCAGTTAATTTTAAAAGAACAAAAATCAGGGACTGATTTTAAAGAAATTGATTTGCTTGGACGTCAGATTGAGAGAGCTGCACGAGTTAAAAAATATTCATACGGTGAGGGCAAAGAAAGCGATTTAAATCCAAAATTGAAGAATCGTTCTAGCGGTTCGGGGAAATCATCAGAACCAAATGCAATTAGTGAAGAGCAAGAAGAATTATTAATTAATGGTTTTTTTGAGGGTATCTTTGCGTATCAGCGCAAATGGTATGAAGCGGGTTCGCACCGTATTCGGGAAATCTTGAAAAGCCGTCAAATTGGTGCGACGTGGTATTTTGCTCGTGAGGCATTTATTGATGCTTTAAAAACGGGACGAAATCAAATTTTTTTATCGGCAAGTAAAAAGCAGGCTTTGCAGTTTCGCTCATATATTAAAGATTATGCGAAACAAACAGCCGGTGTTGAATTAAAGGGCGAAACGATAAAGTTGCCAAATGCCGCCGAACTAATTTTTTTAGGTACAAACTCGGCAACAGCACAGAGTTATCACGGCAATCTATATTTTGATGAATACTTTTGGGTGCCAAAATTCGGCGAAATGCGAAAAGTAGCTTCGGCCATGGCATCACAAAAACAATATCGTCAAACCTATTTTTCGACTCCGACAACTATTTCAAGTGAGGCGTACCAATTTTGGTCGGGTAAGTCATTTAATAAACGCAGAACAAAAGATGAGCGAATTGAAATTGATATTTCGCACGATAATTTGCGAGTGGGCAAGTTATGCGATGACCGACACTGGAAACAAATCGTTAATATTTATGATGCTCAAGAGGGTGGTTGTAATTTATTCGATATTGAAGAATTAAAATTCGAAAATTCCCGCGAAGAGTTTGAACAATTATTTTTATGTCAATTTGCCGATGATAAAACGGGAGCGTTTAAATTCGCTGATTTGCAACTCTGCCAAGTTGATAGTTTTGAGGAATGGTCTGATTATAAGCCTTTTTACCAGCGCCCATTTGGTAATCGTGAGGTTTGGCTTGGTTATGATCCCGCTTATACCGGTGACCGTGCCGCTTTAGCCATTGTAGCACCTCCTCGTGTAGAGGGTGGTGATTATCGAGTATTGCATTATCAAACATTTCACGGAATGGATTATGAAGCACAAGCGAGACAAATCAAAGATTATTGCGATAGCTACAATGTAACTCGTATTGCGATTGACAAAACCGGACTGGGTTCGGGAGTCTATCAAGAAGTCAAGAAGTTTTACCCAATGGCTATCGGTCTTGATTACAACGTAGATTTAAAAAATGAGATGGTACTTAAAACCCAAAATCTTATTCAAAAACGCCGTCTAAAATTTGACGGAACTGAAATTATTACAAGCTTTATGACAATCCGCCGGCAAGCAACACGGAGCGGTCGTCAGATGACATATGTTTCTGACCGTTCTGAAGAAGCAAGTCACGGCGATATTTCTTGGGCGATTATGAACTGTATTTTAAATGTCGAGTATGGCGAAAGTTCGGGCTTTGGGTCGTCATCTTCAGTATTTAGCTTTAGCTAG